Proteins encoded together in one Carassius auratus strain Wakin chromosome 32, ASM336829v1, whole genome shotgun sequence window:
- the LOC113051906 gene encoding G2/mitotic-specific cyclin-B2-like — protein MEMNALRNANNPVFIGGKGGPVNGAARRPVFGELSNFTHKPVQTKNVKPVLTVKPTAQPAVVQPRRAQVQLEIPQAVPALPPAQADVSLKEEELCQAFSNTLFPVEDIDEGDTDMPQLCPEYVKDIYAYLQSLESKQSVRPRYMRGYDINGRMRALLVDWLIQVHSRFQLLQETLYMTVAILDRFLQVQPVTRKKLQLVGVTAMLIACKYEEMYVPMVGDFAYIADGAFTKAQIREMEMLILSELNFELGRPLPLHFLRRASKAGNADAEKHTLAKYFLELMLLDYDMVHFNPSESAAAALCLSQLVLDGQKWSPTQQHYSTYDEAHLKPIMQHIAKNVVMVNEGLSKHVTVRKKYSSSRLMKISLLPQLKSSLVKDLAAPLLSRS, from the exons ATGGAAATGAATGCTTTG CGCAATGCAAACAATCCTGTTTTTATCGGTGGCAAAGGCGGGCCTGTAAACGGCGCAGCGAGGAGGCCTGTGTTTGGCGAATTGTCAAACTTTACACACAAACCCGTTCAGACTAAG AATGTGAAACCCGTGCTGACTGTCAAACCAACTGCCCAGCCAGCTGTTGTTCAACCCAGACGTGCCCAGGTACAGCTCGAGATCCCCCAGGCTGTCCCAGCGCTGCCCCCTGCTCAAGCTGATGTGAGCCTGAAGGAAGAAGAACTGTGTCAAGCCTTTTCCAACACTCTCTTTCCAGTCGAAGACATCGATGAAGGGGACACTGACATGCCCCAGCTGTGTCCTGAATATGTGAAGGACATCTATGCGTATCTGCAAAGCCTTGAG AGTAAGCAGTCCGTTCGTCCTCGTTACATGCGAGGTTATGATATCAATGGACGGATGCGCGCTCTCCTGGTTGACTGGCTGATTCAGGTGCACTCGAGATTTCAGCTCCTGCAGGAAACCTTGTACATGACTGTAGCCATCCTTGATCGCTTTCTCCAG gTCCAGCCTGTGACCCGTAAGAAGCTTCAGCTAGTGGGTGTTACCGCAATGCTGATCGCTTGTAAATACGAGGAAATGTACGTGCCGATGGTTGGGGACTTTGCCTACATTGCAGATGGTGCCTTCACAAAAGCCCAGATCCGAGAGATGGAGATGCTGATTCTCAGTGAGCTGAACTTTGAGCTCGGACGTCCTCTGCCCCTGCACTTTCTGCGGAGGGCTTCAAAGGCTGGGAAT GCGGATGCTGAGAAGCACACCCTGGCAAAATATTTCCTTGAACTGATGCTACTTGACTATGACATGGTCCACTTTAACCCTTCGGAGTCCGCAGCTGCTGCTCTGTGCCTCTCACAGCTTGTACTTGATGGACAAAAATGG tcaCCAACCCAGCAACACTACTCTACATATGATGAGGCCCACCTGAAGCCTATCATGCAGCATATTGCCAAAAATGTGGTTATGGTCAATGAAGGGCTCTCAAAGCATGTG ACCGTGAGAAAGAAATACTCCAGCAGTAGACTCATGAAGATCAGCCTTCTTCCCCAGTTGAAGTCCTCTCTTGTGAAGGATCTGGCTGCTCCCCTGCTGTCCAGATCTTGA